A region from the Leopardus geoffroyi isolate Oge1 chromosome E3, O.geoffroyi_Oge1_pat1.0, whole genome shotgun sequence genome encodes:
- the SSC4D gene encoding scavenger receptor cysteine-rich domain-containing group B protein, which produces MGPSERPSTGWMHEEAEMRIGPQPAEKSRGRGLGDWSTGSSRLPLALSFLLLLPLANALLPTPLPFPELRLVGGPSRCRGRLEVLHGGSWGSVCDDDWDVVDANVVCRQLGCGLALPVPRPLAFGQGRGPILLDNVECGGQEAALSQCGSRGWGVHNCFHYEDVAVLCDEFLPTQPPTRKVLTSRAPPTTPQNGKGEGSVRLVGGVGPCQGRVEILHGGLWGTVCDDDWGLPDAAVVCRQLGCGAALAATTNAFFGYGTGHILLDNVHCEGSEPRLAACLSLGWGVHNCGHHEDAGALCAVLGPPTLTALPPLATREDWAWHTEPEATGVGALPSREMALFTTATWVAGKKSGRLRLVGGPGPCRGRVEVMYAGGWGTVCDDDWDFADARVACREAGCGPALGATGLGHFGYGRGPVLLDNVGCAGTEAHLSDCFHLGWGQHNCGHHEDAGALCSGPEELGLQVQQDGSETTRAPTPRPRDGHLRLANGAHQCEGRVELFLGQRWGTVCDDAWDLRAATVLCHQLGCGQALAAPGEAHFGPGRGPILLDNVKCRGDESALLLCSHIRWDAHNCDHSEDASVLCQPL; this is translated from the exons ATGGGACCATCTGAACGGCCATCCACTGGCTGGATGCACGAGGAAGCAGAGATGCGAATTGGTCCCCAGCCAGCAGAGaagagcagggggcgggggctgggagaCTGGAGCACTGGCTCTTCACGCCTCCCCCTGgccctgtccttcctcctccttttgccGCTGG CCAACGCCCTACTGCCCACCCCACTGCCCTTTCCAG AGCTGAGGCTGGTGGGGGGCCCGAGCCGCTGCCGGGGGCGCCTGGAGGTCTTGCACGGTGGCTCCTGGGGCAGCGTCTGTGACGATGACTGGGATGTGGTGGATGCCAACGTGGTGTGTCGACAGCTGGGCTGCGGCCTGGCACTGCCCGTGCCGCGGCCCCTCGCCTTCGGCCAAGGCCGAGGCCCCATCCTGCTGGACAACGTGGAGTGTGGCGGGCAGGAAGCTGCGCTGAGCCAGTGCGGCAGCCGAGGCTGGGGCGTCCACAACTGCTTCCACTACGAAGATGTGGCTGTCCTGTGCGATG AATTCTTGCCCACGCAGCCCCCAACAAGGAAAGTGTTAACCAGTAGGGCGCCCCCTACAACTCCCCAGAATGGGAAAG GTGAGGGCAGCGTGCGCCTGGTTGGGGGCGTGGGCCCGTGTCAGGGCAGAGTCGAGATCCTTCATGGTGGCCTGTGGGGCACGGTCTGCGACGACGACTGGGGGCTGCCGGATGCTGCTGTGGTCTGCCGCCAACTGGGCTGTGGGGCGGCCCTGGCCGCCACCACCAACGCCTTCTTCGGTTATGGCACGGGGCACATCCTTCTGGACAACGTGCACTGCGAAGGCAGCGAGCCCCGCCTGGCAGCCTGCCTAAGCCTGGGCTGGGGTGTGCACAACTGCGGCCACCACGAGGACGCCGGCGCGCTCTGCGCAG TCCTGGGCCCCCCGACTCTCACCGCACTACCACCCTTGGCCACAAGAGAGGActgggcctggcacacagagcCAGAAG CTACAGGAGTTGGTGCCCTGCCTTCCAGGGAGATGGCACTGTTCACCACAGCCACCTGGGTCGCGGGGAAGaaaa GCGGGCGGCTGCGGCTGGTGGGCGGTCCAGGCCCGTGCCGCGGCCGCGTGGAGGTGATGTACGCCGGGGGCTGGGGCACCGTGTGCGACGATGACTGGGACTTCGCGGACGCGCGTGTGGCCTGCCGCGAGGCGGGCTGCGGGCCTGCGTTGGGCGCCACGGGCCTCGGACACTTCGGCTACGGGCGCGGCCCCGTGCTGCTGGACAACGTGGGCTGCGCCGGGACGGAGGCCCACCTGAGCGACTGCTTCCACCTGGGCTGGGGCCAGCACAACTGCGGCCACCACGAAGATGCCGGCGCGCTCTGCTCAG GCCCAGAGGAGCTAGGACTTCAAGTCCAGCAGGATGGTTCTGAGACCACCCGGGCGCCCACTCCTCGGCCCAGGGACG GGCACCTGCGTCTGGCCAATGGAGCCCACCAATGTGAGGGGCGCGTAGAACTCTTCCTAGGGCAACGGTGGGGCACTGTTTGCGATGACGCTTGGGACCTGCGGGCAGCCACTGTCCTGTGCCACCAGCTGGGCTGTGGCCAGGCCCTGGCAGCCCCCGGCGAGGCCCACTTCGGCCCGGGCCGAGGCCCTATCCTCCTGGACAATGTCAAGTGCCGTGGGGACGAGAGTGCCCTTCTGCTCTGCTCTCACATCCGCTGGGATGCCCACAACTGTGACCACAGTGAAGACGCCAGTGTCCTGTGCCAGCCATTGTGA